AAATAATAGAATCTTGAGAAACTATTTTATGAGACCGTCTTACCGTAACTCCGTAAGGTTATGGTCTGGCCTACAAGTTTTCAAGATGAAAGTGAGGTTTCAATattctttttctgaaaaatggtTTGTTGGTTAGTAATTAGTTACATCAAAATTATTCTAAAAGGTCCTGTTCAAGTAAGGTCGTTATTCTaaaagatcaaaattaccgtctTACACTCGCGCTTTCATCGCATACCCATAGGTGATGGGTCTAGCAAAGACCTTATGCTGTGACTGGCACATACAAGTTTATGTGTGTGTCATACTCTAGAAACTGATATGTTGTAATTTGTAAAAGAGATGACTAATTTATAGCGTGCTATGTCAATCTGGTTTATGTGGGGATTTTGGTACTGGCAAGTTTCGAACCTAGGTCATAAGTACCATATATGATTTACGAGCTAAACTAGCTTACATGCTTGTTCTAGTACTTGTTTGGATTCCTACATTGACCCTTTCTTACTATGGCGTTTCTTTCAGTTACAAAGTGTTCCTCAATCCAAGCACCACAGATGTAGTCTGCACTACAACAGCCGAAGCATTAGCCATGGGAAAGATTGTTGTCTGTGCAAATCATCCATCCAACGAATTCTTCAAGCAATTCCGCAATTGTCGCACATACAACAATAGTAACGAGTTTGTTTCAGTAACTTGCAAAGCACTGACTGAGGAACCCTCATCATTGACCGAGTCACAGATGCACGAGTTATCTTGGGAAGCAGCAACTGAACGGTTTCTGAAAGCCGCGGAGTTATATCAAGGGACTATTATAGTTAAACCCTCAAAACTACCCTCTAAAAAGTTTGCCTCCCTGAGCTCTTTTAATATGGAAAGGAAATGGGAAGATGCTTCTGCGTATTTACATAATGCAGTAGCAGGTACGGAACTGGCTCGTAGGGTATTTGGGGCTATCCCGGGAAGCCTACATCCTGATGAAGAGCTATGTCGAGGGCTAGCGTCATCTTCTCGTTAAAGGAGATGATCTCAGATATCATTTTCTTTTTTCTTGTGAAATATTAATTAATTCTAACTGTATATATGAATGCTTGTGTTGTATAGCCTAAAACTGATTTACTTGTGTATATATTTGGAGTTTTGGACTAATTCTCTTTGTTGCAAGAACTCTGATCttgatttatatttaaattctACATACAAACTATATCGAGGGAATGAGCACAGGGGTGATCATAGTGAAATCATGGATTTATCAAGAATCTGACTCGAGAAAGCACAAATTCTCGTTTTTTAATGATGGAAAACGCTCACTATCGTATAGATGGTCTTGTAATAATTTATTACAAGACCATCTACACGACTACACGTTAGTGTTAATTTATTACGAAACTTTCTTTATTCAGACTTATACACTTCTATAAAGACCGTCTTAAAAGAGACTATACCTTGAATTGTGTCATTTTCTTACACGATATAATCATTGGATTCCCCCATCCAAATTTCAAGTCCTTCCAACATAATGAACATGAAATAAAACACTAGCTTTCAACAATGCAAGAAGATAAATGATCTAAAATACAAGATGATCTAAAGAAATGTTGAAATAAGAGTGATAAAACTAAATCAAAGTCCAAGGCTAATGAAGCGAGTTCCAGGATGCCAAAAATGATGATTGCGCCAATCTTTGCCATGAACGCATGCTCGGAAAAGAAGACTCTTTCCATCCATCAAGCTCCTCAGTTGGAATATATGTCAATAGAGTCTCTGTATTTGAACATACACATTCATACATTAGCTTTATTGCTTAATCATGCATATGTACCAGTTCAAGCTAGCATCGAAATCAGTAAATCAGAGTCGAGACATGTTAGGAGCATCTATTGGcattaattttcattaacattgtTGTATCCAAAGAAAGTTAAGTTAGAAGTCTGATAGGATGGTTTTGGAGTGGCACTAGACACGTACTCCACATTTGCGGTATATGTATAGTAACTACCTCTGGGGTGAAAGTGAGGCCGACTTTAATTTCACCCTTGAACTCTTCATCCTTGACAACATTATAGGAAGTAGGTTGCAGGCTTCCTTTCTCAAAAACAGCAGCTAATGGGATTCTGCATAAAGAGAATGTGAGACGTAATTtgatggaataaatcaaaatgacTTGTTAAACACGAAGTATCAGTAGAGGACAGTTGCTGAATGGAATTCTGACTCCAACCAACTTACTTAGCCTCTCCAACGAAATCATCGGCAGTGAAAGTATCCTTGTCCATGATTTTGAGGTGGAGTTCAGGAACATCTCCAGAGATTCTAAACACAAAGGTCTCGTTCCATTCAGGTGTTGTTCCGCCATCTGCACATCTCACCAGTTTGGCACGCACATTCAGAGTTCATTAATTATCCACGACAACATAGACACCTCATTTTAGGCCAAAAACATGAAATTTTCTAGATAATCCAATGATTGATTACCCAGACTTATACTGGCAACCGTGCGTGTCTGAATAACTTAAATGATACTTCTCAATTCTTGATTATTGACCATTATGTATTAGCCGTGTTACTTTATTTGTTACTTGGAGACATTACTTTGGTCGCGTCTTTTATATTGAATCGACACAGCAAGACACCTAACTGGCAGTCCGTACCTGTGTTAACACTAGTCTTTTGTTCCTGAGAGCGGTAAGTGAGGATGACATACGGATCCATTCTAGCTGCAATTTGCAAATTTAACAACAATCTTTTACTAAATTTGAATTCAACTATACCATCTAAATCAACTTAGAAAGAGCAAGTTTTCTGAACAATATAATGTGCAGAAATTCATCAAGGATTCATGGGATACAACCAAACATTgtactttcaaaaaaaaaaaaaaaaaacaaagtgatTGGAATTTATGCAAAAAGTCAATGATCATCAAACTTTTCCTACATTTTGACATTTTAATTTGTGAAGGAAAACTTTTCCGTTTAGTGGCTTCATTAGTAAGCTAGATAGGTTGAAAGAAAGCTACTGTAAGCAATTCATCAATCAATAATGAACAAAAACGAAACCCTACCAACATCACCCTAATAAATGGAAATGTCCATAAGAGTTAAGACTACTGTAAGTTGTCCTACATGTTACAAACGATCTTATTTGAAAACTCGTGTCTGTAAGGCATTCACATTGATCAAGTACAAATATATATGGCACAATCATATTATCATTGGGAGTTCTATTAATTTCAAGAAATAATGCATCCAAATCTAACGTACAAACTTTATAAAAAGTATAGTAGccatatatatacatgtataaaCCCTCAAATtcgacaaataaataaataaacgaaaaaaaaaaaagagatagaAAAATTACAGAGAAAATCACAATTGTCAAGGCCTTTAGCGTTGACAAGAAAAACTTCAAGCCTACCCAAAGGCATTTTTTCGATCCAACAGTCGAGAATTAACGAAAATGATTATTTGATCAAATTAAACACCCTTTTCTGAGACGATAATTATATGTGTGtatgaaatttttgtaataaaaaaaaaaggagactATTTTCTCTTCTTACATTTGTCAAAAATTGGAAGAGAAAAAAAGAGAGATAGAATGTTGAATGTCAAACACGTTAATGATACGTTGGCGCGGACAAGTTTTGTGTATGCACATTCTTATCCCAAGTTGTCAATTTgatcatatttaattattatttgagCTACTTTTATGTTGATCATTAGGTGATGGTTAGATGGAACAATCAACAAGTCATGTATAAACGATGTCATTTTGCATATGTAATACTCTCTCAGTGTCTCGTCATTTGTTAGACTtggcaaaacgggtcactcgGATCGGATACGGGTcggtcagtttgggtcgggtcattttgggtctatcacacatttcgggtcgggtcactttcgggttttgggtcaatttcgggtgaccTATTGTCGGCCtgtcgggtcatttttgggtatgagtcattttgagtcgggttgCTTTTAAGTTAATAGCTAAGCACAAGTTAGtattattttgattaagaaatactccgtactattttgcaaatttaattatttattttgatatatatataatattaatatatctTAGTACTAGTCGTTTTGGGTCATTTCAAGTCATTTGAGATCAGGTCAATTATGAGTCGGGTCACATCGGGTCGATGGTCGGACAATGTTCGGTgcaggtcgggtcgggtcaattcgggtttcgggtcgtATTCAGGTCAAGCAACTTCGggccattttcgggtcgggtctgacccattttgccaggtctataattgttatctatttattttagtacaaagaccaagaaaatgaaaaaaagaagagaaaaatatTGATAAGAGTTCTCTCACAAGTCCACTTGCTCATATCACAAATCCACTCGTCAAACTTTACCGAAAATAGAAATAGATGACAATATACACCCCAATACGGAAATAAATGACAATTAACTAAGACGGGGGAGTACTATAAAGTAATATAATTAACTTACTTTTGGCTTCGATTAAaatattgaaaaaaaaatcaGGAGGGGTTAAAAAATTAAcagtgttttttttttccagttaaTGGTTCGAACATGATTAATATAAAATACTTTTTCATGTAAAATCAGCTTAAAGTTTAATTAAACATCATATAGAATTCCctcaaaaaaaaatatcatataaaATTCAATGCTATGTCAAATTAAGCACAAGCAATATGTGAAAGGTTTTTAATCGATTTAAGAGCCTtagaaaccggtgaaaggttcaAACAAGTCGGCAattaggagtcgccaccaaatgaTTGTGGAAATTTGACAACCCTTCGAATCAACTTTATGCTATGTCAAATTAAGCACAAAGCAAAATGTGACACATATACACTAAAGATAAAATTCGTTCCCCTTTAGCATTCTAAGTCTAGATTGACTCTTGTAATGCCAATGAACACACAGATGTTCACGGATATATGAGGAAGGGTGGGGGTATATTGGGATATGCATTGATCGATTATATGATTGCAATGTAGTATCCATtatattaatcctaacatgtgacaTTACACTACGTCGACGGATTTAGACAAGCAAATTAATGAATCAAAGTAGAAATTTACATTAATTACACGTGAATGGAAAACCAATAAGAAAACAAATAAACCAAAACAAAGACGAATTACGAATGTACATCGCATAAATATCAAAataagatttgaaagaaaaaaaattagaaaagaaATAGTACTATGATCAGGTGACATATAATAATATTCGATTAATACAACCTAAAACAAACTACGTCTGGACAAAAAAGAGACCAGAGGCAGAAACTTTTTTTGCCTAAAAAAAGGCGCAACAAGTTATACATCCTCATAAAGAGGCGTGATAACCAATGCGTTTTTTTATAGGCAGGTTCTGACTGTGGTAGTCATGCTTAGCTGATAGTTACGTTGATTATTTATAAAATCATTttcgtttacatattaaattagAAAACAGAAGGTCTAAAAGATAAACGAAAGTAATCCTATGGTGGTTTGTATGTGCAGGTGCTTGTATGCTGATATGTCGTTGCAGTAGAAGATGTTGATGCAGTTGTAATCCTTTGCTCGTGTTGCACTGTCATAGCCTCTGATTCACAAtataagagatcataatggtaaagttgttttgttgggagcaaaaaagtgtGGATCTAATAGTATTTTTATTGTGGAAGCTCTCGCTTTAAGAAAAtgcattttagcagctaaatatttaggaatctcaaagcttattgtggagggtgataatttatatgttattaattCAATTCGTAGTACATGACAAATTCCTTGGGAAACTTCTATTATTaccaaggatgtgaaattagaccttcattgtTTCGATGAAGTCATAATTAAaactctgtttggcaaaactactcGAAAAGATAAATTAAAACTCGAAAAGGTagtttgaaaaaaaagaaaaagcctaatcaaaccctaaaaggtaactgataaggtagctgaaaattaggagctgataaagtaactgattatataaaagcGTGTTTGGCAaattagctgaaaaggtagctgattttggtaaaatgacgtaaaaggatataaaaattatttaatattatagaataaaatggtacaaaatggaaaataagtcatttcagtcTGCGATTTCTCAAATCTTTCCCGGTAGCATTTCATTCAgtccttatttgaccaaataagttacttgtcaaacacttgcaaaaaaatcaggtagctgaaattttggtcaaataagctactttggtcaaataagctacctgaagtgtcgtgtcAAACGGAACCTAAACATATGTTATCTGAAGTCAACAACTTTTGAGGTGATTTGAAAGTCGGTGGCTTTAACTTATCTCACTCATTCAAAAGAATGGGATAGATTGATCCTACATTAAACGATCAATCTAGCTTAttaacttttttaaaaaaaaaaaaaaaaaaaaaaagacatctACAACATCACCCACTAAAGCAGTAAAGCCCTCGTTTTTACGCATGGAGTAGTTCAATATCGGGAGGACTTTTGCAACAATATGAATACAATTAGAGAGAAGCACGTCATGACAGAACCGGCTTTTAAATATAGATGGTGCCTTTTGAAGTAAACTTATGGGTCATTGCTTCATTGGTACaaattaaactttttttttttttttttttttttttttttttttttgacaattccATACTAAGAGATTGAGATTCCTATATTATATACAAAGACCAATATAGAAGACGCCGTAAACTTCTGCTGAATCTTCCTTAGCTTCCACAGACTCGTCATTCTTCTACTAATGCGGTTAATTTCTTCTTGGTGGAATTCAGGAATCTTAACtaatttttttctaattttttttacgGAATTTGGTTTAAAACGGATATATCCATCATAAACTTAAAACAGGTTAGGTGAAATACGATAGACAAAACGAATAATTTAAAAACTAGTAACAAAAATTGTCTTATTTATACTGAGTGGGAGTCTTATCTGTCACTGTTTAAATCAATATGTCTAATTTAAGGGGAATCTAGCTACTAAAAACTTTTCGGATGAGTTTGATAGTGACATGGATTACCATGGTACTGTCCTTTAGTAAAAATTAAATATTTTGTAAAATAAGCGGAAATATATTATCcacacttttcttttctttttatagTTGGCCATGACAATTTTTCGAATTTGTGATGATAGGATAGTGATAGTAGTGATGCGTAATTGCGTATGGCTTGGTTCAATAGTGGTCGAATGGTAGTGTTGTTTGTAAAGGGGGATGTGGTAAGTTATGGTGCGATACGTGGTTGTACTGATAGTGGTGGATCGAGGGGTTGCCTGGTTGGTAACCGTATTTTTTATGTAGGAGTAAAAATAGacttaaataaaaaaataaaaactttatCATCATATTTTATCGTATGGTACAGGTAAAAAATGGCACAAATATATCCACCCGAGAGGAGGGGGTAATAATATGCgaaaatttttagttaaattaaaGTTTGAATTATTATGAAAAGATGACCAATAATCTGAATTATTCCTATTAAATAACTCTATACTGAATCATTAAACATTCGCCTTTTTAATTTACGAATAcgaatatattcataaaatgataatATTCACAAGTCAATTTTATACTATTCCGACTTCTAGAATGACTCCAATGATTATAAATGGTCAACCAACCACAAAGTTACAACAAAATTAAAAATAAGAAGCACGAAGCGTAATATCGTACACGAAATCAAGTAGACGTCGAACCTTCGTCATTCCTTCATATTTCTATTTTCCACGTTGGAAAAATCAAATACGGCGTAACAACCAATATCCATAAAACAATCTATACTTTCTACAACCTATTATTTCCATGAACCTAACGCTGTAACGCATGCAAGAAAATTATACTCAAGAGAAACAACATGTCTCTTTCTCCTTTCCTTCTATTCACTTTCCTTTTTTCAAATTTGTCGCCCTTACAaaaatgtgtatatatatatatatatatatatatacccaaTTGGTACAATAACTAACATCAATCAATCGATACTATTTTATTAAAGTCGAAGGGTCGATAAAACAGAAAAAAAGATGTATTCGTCGTTTTCCTTAGAAATTAAAATTAGATATGTTGAAGATATGACTGTAGGTAAGAAACTCATTCGAAAAAATGTGTTTGTCGTAGTTTCTACAGAAGATGGTCGAAACCAGGTTAGTACGAGGCTTTGTGAAGACGGTGATCATTGTACTAACCCTACATGGAATGAAAAGCTAACGACCACGGTACCAACCCATACAAGATTTCTCCTTTTGGACGTTCGTCAGAGGATGAAGTCGAAGGAGAAATCCATTGCAGTGGCTAGGGTTCCGATTTCTGACTTTATAGGTGATTATACACCTCCAAACTATTTGCATTTCTTGAGTTATAGAATGAGGGATTTAGAAGGTGAGCCAAATGGAATTATTAACTTTTGTGTAAATGTTAAAGGGAGATTGGATCAACAACAATATGGTCAAAACTATAAAACTAGTGAAATTGAAGGGTATGGTGGTAACTATAGACAAAGTTGTGTACCAAAACCATACAATGGAACACCATATACAGATGGTAATAATACaacaaaatttaacaataataATGTTGTAGTTGGAGTACCCGTGGCTGCTGGGTGGTGCAATACATGGCAAAATTAGCACGCATTTACAAAGTTGTCAAGTTATTCATATACATGTATCCAATCTTTCATTCTCTTGAAATTTGTATATACTTTTCATAGATGGAGTAGAAATCTTGTGTTTTAGTGTTGTAACATATTGCTTACCCTTCCTTGTTTGTATGTATCATCTCTTAATGTCAAAATTTACATGAATTTGCCGAAACAATAGTCCTATTTTAGTAGAGCCCTTAAGTAGAGGAATTAAACTACCACCTCcattattcattttttttattagcaATAAGCGAGTAAATCCCGGAGACCTACAGCGAGTAGAGTCCCAAAAAGAAACAAAGAAAACATTAAAACACAATACAATGTATCCTTTCCAAAATAAAGATCTTGCGTTCTA
This sequence is a window from Silene latifolia isolate original U9 population chromosome 8, ASM4854445v1, whole genome shotgun sequence. Protein-coding genes within it:
- the LOC141596709 gene encoding elicitor-responsive protein 3-like; this encodes MPLGRLEVFLVNAKGLDNCDFLSRMDPYVILTYRSQEQKTSVNTDGGTTPEWNETFVFRISGDVPELHLKIMDKDTFTADDFVGEAKIPLAAVFEKGSLQPTSYNVVKDEEFKGEIKVGLTFTPERLY